One window from the genome of Corynebacterium sp. SCR221107 encodes:
- the ptsP gene encoding phosphoenolpyruvate--protein phosphotransferase, whose product MENVTKDTVIKGTAVVPGVRYAKAVWISPRPELPQAGEVVDESLREAELERFAAAADAVAARLLERSGKAKGAAAEVLKATAGMVNDRGWRKAVKKGVTGGHPAEYAVVAATTKFVTMFEAAGGVMAERTTDLRDIRDRVIAELRGEPEPGLPDVDGPVVLFADDLSPADTAALNTDLFVGLVTELGGPTSHTAIIARQLNVPCIVAVGEKVKNIVAGEPVLVDGALGTVTVGADAEVAIQAEQESKLLAERIAQWRGPAQTKDGHRVQLLANVQDGKAARIAATQSQAEGIGLFRTEMCFLTATEEPSVEDQAAVYKKVLEQFPTSKVVVRSLDAGSDKPVAFASMADEMNPALGVRGLRVARANEDLLTRQLDAIALAAKELGRGEDAPTWVMAPMVATAREAKWFAGLCAERNLTAGAMIEVPAASLMADKLMPYLDFVSIGTNDLTQYTMAADRMSPQLAYLTDPWQPAVLRLIDHTCKEGKRFNTAVGVCGEAAADPLLACVLTGLGVNSLSAASTAIAGVGAQLAAVDLETCQKAAAAALDAEGATEARAAVRAIIQPS is encoded by the coding sequence TTGGAAAACGTGACCAAGGACACTGTCATCAAGGGTACGGCCGTTGTCCCAGGCGTGCGCTACGCAAAGGCTGTCTGGATCAGCCCACGTCCAGAACTGCCACAGGCTGGCGAAGTCGTTGATGAGTCTCTGCGCGAGGCTGAGCTCGAGCGCTTTGCTGCTGCAGCTGATGCCGTCGCCGCTCGCCTGCTCGAGCGATCTGGCAAGGCAAAGGGCGCTGCTGCCGAGGTTCTCAAGGCCACCGCTGGCATGGTCAATGACCGTGGCTGGCGCAAGGCAGTCAAAAAGGGTGTCACGGGTGGACACCCGGCCGAGTACGCAGTTGTTGCGGCTACCACCAAGTTTGTCACCATGTTTGAAGCCGCCGGTGGCGTTATGGCAGAACGCACCACGGACCTTCGTGACATCCGTGACCGCGTGATCGCCGAGTTGCGCGGTGAGCCTGAGCCGGGCCTGCCAGACGTCGATGGCCCAGTAGTCTTGTTTGCTGACGATCTTTCGCCGGCTGATACTGCGGCTCTCAACACGGACCTGTTTGTGGGACTTGTCACTGAACTGGGCGGACCTACCAGCCACACCGCGATCATCGCGCGTCAGCTCAATGTGCCTTGCATCGTTGCAGTAGGTGAAAAGGTGAAGAACATCGTCGCTGGCGAGCCCGTGCTCGTTGACGGAGCTCTCGGCACGGTGACCGTCGGCGCCGATGCCGAGGTTGCCATCCAGGCCGAGCAGGAGTCCAAGCTGTTGGCCGAGCGTATCGCCCAGTGGCGCGGCCCCGCGCAGACCAAGGACGGTCACCGCGTTCAGCTGCTGGCCAATGTCCAGGACGGCAAGGCAGCGCGCATTGCAGCCACTCAGTCGCAGGCCGAGGGTATCGGCTTGTTCCGTACCGAGATGTGCTTCCTCACTGCGACTGAGGAGCCTTCCGTGGAGGATCAGGCTGCCGTCTACAAGAAGGTGCTCGAGCAGTTCCCAACTTCCAAGGTTGTCGTGCGCTCCTTGGACGCCGGATCGGACAAGCCCGTTGCGTTCGCTTCCATGGCTGACGAAATGAACCCGGCACTTGGTGTTCGAGGTTTGCGTGTGGCCCGTGCGAACGAGGATCTGCTTACGCGACAGCTCGATGCCATCGCTCTTGCTGCCAAGGAATTGGGCCGCGGTGAGGATGCTCCGACGTGGGTCATGGCACCGATGGTTGCTACCGCCCGTGAGGCAAAGTGGTTTGCTGGTCTGTGTGCCGAGCGCAACCTTACCGCCGGCGCGATGATCGAGGTTCCGGCCGCTTCGCTTATGGCAGATAAGCTCATGCCATATCTGGACTTCGTGTCGATCGGCACCAACGACCTGACGCAGTACACGATGGCTGCCGACCGCATGTCCCCGCAGTTGGCTTACCTAACCGACCCCTGGCAGCCGGCTGTCCTGCGCCTGATCGATCACACCTGTAAGGAAGGCAAGCGCTTCAATACCGCCGTCGGTGTGTGTGGCGAGGCCGCAGCTGATCCGCTGTTGGCGTGTGTCCTGACCGGTCTTGGCGTCAACTCCTTGTCCGCTGCCTCCACCGCGATTGCAGGCGTCGGAGCTCAGCTGGCCGCAGTGGATCTGGAAACCTGCCAGAAGGCCGCTGCAGCAGCCCTTGATGCCGAAGGGGCAACGGAGGCTCGCGCCGCCGTTCGTGCCATCATTCAGCCAAGCTAA
- a CDS encoding DeoR/GlpR family DNA-binding transcription regulator, translating into MATVAEVQHRQSTIVALTRETGRCTVSELASQFEVTPETIRRDLKVLENQGLLRRVHGGAVLRPAHNPADLLAVDDDDELPVHQSQRRKQSIGQKALSLIPGPNASMLIDAGSTTEAFANVLARNYLGQNWSVVTTSPNIAKSLASAGVPNVSMIGGTVKPRTQAVVGPRAQQELRVLRADIAFVGTSGFSMNRGFTTSDYREAEIKKLMIAQANYSVILCDSAKIAKDSTMTFATPDEVEVVISDRNAPDSLESDLHSTHTKLVIP; encoded by the coding sequence ATGGCCACAGTAGCTGAAGTCCAGCATCGGCAATCAACCATTGTTGCCCTCACCAGGGAAACGGGTCGTTGCACGGTTTCGGAACTCGCTTCCCAATTTGAGGTCACACCGGAGACAATCCGCCGTGACCTCAAGGTATTGGAAAACCAGGGACTCTTGCGAAGGGTGCACGGCGGCGCGGTCTTGCGCCCTGCTCACAATCCCGCCGATTTACTTGCGGTCGATGACGACGATGAGCTCCCAGTTCATCAGTCGCAACGGCGGAAGCAGTCCATTGGCCAGAAAGCCCTCAGCCTCATTCCTGGACCAAACGCCTCAATGCTGATCGACGCAGGTTCGACCACCGAGGCATTCGCCAACGTTTTGGCACGAAATTACTTGGGCCAGAACTGGTCTGTGGTTACCACCTCTCCTAATATCGCGAAATCTCTCGCTTCAGCGGGTGTGCCCAACGTCAGCATGATTGGCGGTACCGTCAAGCCGCGCACTCAGGCTGTTGTGGGCCCGCGGGCCCAGCAAGAGCTGCGTGTTCTGCGCGCAGACATCGCATTCGTAGGAACCAGTGGTTTCAGCATGAATAGGGGTTTTACCACCTCTGACTACCGCGAGGCTGAGATCAAAAAACTCATGATCGCGCAGGCCAACTATTCAGTCATTCTCTGCGACTCCGCAAAGATCGCCAAGGATTCTACTATGACCTTCGCCACTCCGGACGAGGTCGAGGTAGTCATCAGCGATCGCAATGCACCGGATTCTCTGGAAAGTGACCTCCACTCAACTCACACAAAACTGGTGATCCCGTGA
- a CDS encoding 1-phosphofructokinase family hexose kinase — protein sequence MILTLTPNPSVDATLSLDHALERGQVQRLTGSESVAGGKGVNVSQAVVLAGMDSIAVFPTGKADRYLDLVGALGIPFESVEVDGAVRVNTAITEPDGTTTKLNGQGAFLDEDALARIEDVVVEKAADASWAVLAGSLPPGAPTDWYAHLVAKLRSVYPQLRIAVDTSDAPLIELGAHFSQAAPSLIKPNGLELGQLAGVDGQALEDEAEQGNFGPVIEVARKVITMGVEQILVTLGAAGAVLVTADQAFKATPPPTKAVSTVGAGDSSLAGFIMAQELGQSVADSLRQAVAYGSAAASLPGTTIPSPAQINVAQTNVVEVN from the coding sequence GTGATTCTTACTCTCACCCCCAACCCCAGCGTCGACGCGACCTTAAGCCTCGACCACGCACTCGAGCGTGGTCAGGTACAAAGGCTGACAGGTTCTGAGTCAGTCGCTGGCGGCAAGGGCGTCAACGTTTCCCAGGCTGTCGTTTTGGCAGGCATGGACTCCATCGCTGTCTTCCCCACTGGAAAGGCTGACCGATACCTCGATCTCGTCGGCGCACTGGGAATCCCTTTTGAGTCCGTCGAGGTGGACGGAGCAGTCCGTGTGAACACAGCCATCACCGAGCCTGATGGAACCACCACCAAGCTCAACGGTCAGGGCGCCTTCTTGGATGAAGACGCACTGGCACGCATCGAGGATGTGGTCGTCGAAAAGGCTGCCGATGCTTCCTGGGCAGTCTTGGCGGGCTCGCTCCCGCCGGGAGCACCCACCGATTGGTATGCCCATTTGGTTGCTAAGCTGCGCTCTGTCTACCCGCAACTGCGGATCGCAGTAGATACCTCTGACGCTCCGCTGATCGAGCTGGGAGCACATTTCTCCCAGGCGGCGCCGAGCCTTATCAAGCCCAACGGTCTCGAGCTTGGGCAGCTTGCCGGTGTCGACGGCCAAGCCCTCGAAGACGAAGCTGAACAGGGCAACTTCGGCCCCGTAATCGAGGTAGCGCGCAAAGTCATCACGATGGGAGTCGAGCAAATCCTTGTCACTCTCGGTGCAGCCGGCGCCGTACTGGTGACAGCCGATCAGGCATTCAAGGCGACACCTCCTCCAACCAAGGCTGTCTCCACCGTCGGCGCTGGTGATTCCAGCCTCGCGGGATTCATCATGGCACAGGAATTGGGTCAGTCCGTGGCCGACAGCTTGCGGCAGGCCGTGGCATACGGTTCGGCTGCAGCTTCCCTGCCTGGCACCACCATCCCCTCACCGGCACAAATCAACGTGGCACAGACCAACGTCGTCGAAGTGAACTAG
- a CDS encoding PTS fructose transporter subunit IIABC — MSESLINTSLVRLDADLGADTTEVITNLAQVVADAGRATPAQTLAADALAREAKSHTGVPGGIAIPHCRSEAVTVPTLAFARLSRPVDFGGPDGDANIVFLIAAPAGGGKEHLKILSKLARALVREDFTNALRAATSEDEIVKLVTDVVNAEPKKKAAAPAASAASETTPKSNVTRIVAITACPTGIAHTYMAADSLTQTAEKRDDVELVVETQGSSSVTPLDPAVIAAADAVIFATDVGVRDRERFAGKPVIESGVKRAINEPVKMIDEAIAAAKNPNARRVSGAAAQSSDSAESEGEGLGVGKRIQQAIMTGVSYMVPFVAAGGLLLALGFLFGGYDMANGWSAIATGYSLTDLPGNTVMVDGVEMTFERSGFMLYFGAVLFATGQAAMGFIVAALSGYIAYAMAGRPGITPGFVGGAISVTLGAGFIGGLITGLLAGFIAKWIGSWKVNRMVASLMPVVIIPLLTSLIVGLLMFFLLGRPLESIMTGLQDWLSGMSGSSAVVLGIILGLMMCFDLGGPVNKAAYLFGTAGLSTGDQASMEIMAAIMAAGMVPPIAMSIATFLRKNLFTPAEQENGKSAWLLGLSFVSEGAIPFAAADPFRVIPAMMLGGATTGALSMALNVGARAPHGGIFVFFAIDPLWGWIVALLAGIAVSTITVILLKQFWPNEAIQKEAAKAEYHKVAA; from the coding sequence ATGTCCGAATCTCTTATTAACACCTCATTGGTGCGCCTCGACGCCGACCTCGGCGCCGACACCACTGAGGTCATCACCAACCTGGCCCAGGTCGTCGCAGATGCCGGCCGTGCCACGCCAGCGCAGACCTTGGCAGCCGATGCCTTGGCTCGTGAGGCTAAGTCGCACACCGGTGTCCCGGGCGGCATCGCCATTCCGCACTGCCGTTCCGAGGCTGTAACGGTTCCTACTTTGGCGTTTGCTCGTCTGTCCCGCCCCGTTGATTTCGGTGGTCCGGACGGCGACGCCAACATTGTCTTCCTCATCGCGGCCCCTGCTGGTGGCGGCAAGGAACACCTCAAGATCCTCTCCAAGCTTGCTCGTGCACTGGTTCGTGAGGACTTCACCAACGCACTTCGTGCTGCTACTTCGGAAGATGAAATCGTCAAACTGGTCACCGACGTGGTCAACGCAGAGCCCAAGAAGAAGGCCGCGGCTCCCGCCGCCAGCGCCGCTTCCGAGACCACTCCAAAGAGTAACGTCACCCGCATCGTGGCCATCACCGCCTGCCCGACCGGCATTGCTCACACCTACATGGCAGCTGATTCCTTGACTCAGACCGCCGAGAAGCGTGACGATGTTGAGCTCGTCGTCGAGACTCAGGGTTCGTCCAGCGTTACCCCGCTCGATCCGGCGGTAATCGCTGCCGCTGATGCGGTGATCTTTGCCACCGATGTCGGAGTGCGCGACCGTGAGCGTTTTGCTGGCAAGCCGGTCATTGAATCCGGCGTCAAGCGCGCCATCAATGAGCCAGTCAAGATGATTGACGAGGCAATCGCTGCGGCCAAGAATCCGAACGCCCGTCGCGTCAGTGGTGCTGCTGCGCAGTCTTCCGATTCCGCTGAGTCCGAGGGTGAGGGCCTTGGCGTCGGCAAGCGAATCCAGCAGGCGATCATGACCGGTGTGTCCTACATGGTGCCTTTCGTCGCGGCCGGCGGTCTGCTGCTGGCGCTGGGATTCTTGTTCGGTGGCTACGACATGGCAAACGGCTGGTCGGCAATCGCCACCGGCTATAGCCTCACCGATCTTCCGGGGAATACCGTGATGGTCGACGGTGTTGAGATGACCTTCGAACGATCCGGATTCATGCTCTACTTTGGTGCCGTGCTATTCGCTACCGGTCAGGCGGCCATGGGATTCATCGTCGCGGCGCTGTCCGGATACATCGCCTACGCTATGGCTGGCCGTCCCGGTATTACCCCTGGCTTCGTCGGCGGCGCCATCTCCGTCACCCTGGGCGCCGGCTTCATCGGTGGCTTGATCACCGGCCTGCTGGCAGGCTTCATCGCCAAGTGGATCGGCTCGTGGAAGGTCAACCGCATGGTTGCCTCTCTCATGCCGGTTGTGATCATCCCACTGCTGACTTCGCTTATCGTCGGCCTGCTGATGTTCTTCCTGCTCGGACGCCCGCTCGAGTCCATCATGACCGGCCTGCAGGATTGGCTATCCGGTATGTCCGGCTCCTCCGCTGTCGTGCTGGGCATCATCTTGGGACTCATGATGTGCTTCGACCTCGGTGGACCAGTGAACAAGGCAGCCTACCTGTTCGGTACCGCCGGCCTGTCCACCGGCGACCAGGCTTCCATGGAAATCATGGCCGCTATCATGGCAGCCGGCATGGTTCCCCCGATCGCAATGTCTATCGCTACTTTCCTGCGCAAGAACCTCTTCACCCCTGCTGAGCAGGAAAATGGCAAGTCCGCATGGTTGCTGGGTCTGTCCTTCGTCTCCGAAGGTGCTATTCCTTTCGCCGCCGCTGACCCTTTCCGTGTGATCCCGGCCATGATGCTTGGCGGTGCCACCACCGGCGCACTGTCTATGGCTCTGAATGTTGGCGCGCGCGCACCACACGGTGGTATTTTCGTCTTCTTCGCCATCGACCCGCTGTGGGGCTGGATCGTCGCGCTGCTGGCAGGCATCGCAGTGTCCACGATCACAGTCATCCTCCTCAAGCAGTTCTGGCCGAATGAGGCCATCCAGAAGGAGGCCGCAAAGGCCGAATATCACAAGGTTGCTGCCTAA
- a CDS encoding HPr family phosphocarrier protein: MASKTVVVGSAVGLHARPASIIAEAAGNYDEDIFLALEGEEDDETDAASSLMIMALGAEHGDKVTVTSDNAEAVEAIAALIEKDLDAE, encoded by the coding sequence ATGGCATCCAAGACCGTCGTCGTCGGCTCCGCAGTCGGCCTGCACGCACGCCCTGCTTCCATCATCGCTGAGGCCGCTGGTAATTACGATGAGGACATCTTCCTCGCCCTTGAAGGTGAAGAGGACGATGAAACCGATGCTGCTTCTTCGCTGATGATCATGGCACTGGGTGCTGAGCACGGCGACAAGGTGACCGTTACCTCCGACAACGCTGAGGCTGTTGAGGCAATCGCAGCTTTGATCGAAAAGGATCTCGACGCCGAGTAA
- a CDS encoding uracil-xanthine permease family protein, protein MSNSTWGWTLHGDGKTISPGAVVAPRERLSWSRTIGIGMQHVIAMFGATLLVPTITGFPVNTTLLFSGLGTMIFLLLTRNRLPSYLGSSFGFIAPLMASQGEGIGVQLGGVFAAGLTLIAVGFVVKAAGKRVLDMVMPPAVTGAIVALIGLNLAPSAVTNFQSQPLVAAVTLFSILVFTVAGRGMLARLGILIGVIIGWVFAAVTGNLSEGAAETIAQAKWIGLPQFHTPEFTASAILVTLPVVIVLIAENVGHVKAVSEMTGEDLDDLAGTALIADGIGTTLAGGFGGSGTTTYAENIGVMAATRVYSTAAYWVAAATAVLLAFIPKFGALIFTIPTGVLGGAALVLYGLIGMLGVRIWQDNKVNFNNPVNLTAAAVALVAGIGNLTLSIGSVELEGIAWGSVGIIVFYPVLKWLYVTVGEGKNVKF, encoded by the coding sequence GTGAGCAATTCAACCTGGGGCTGGACCCTACACGGCGATGGAAAGACCATTTCACCGGGCGCGGTGGTCGCCCCAAGAGAGCGACTGAGCTGGTCGCGCACGATCGGAATCGGCATGCAGCACGTTATCGCCATGTTCGGCGCGACCTTGCTGGTTCCAACGATCACGGGCTTCCCGGTCAACACGACCTTGCTGTTTTCCGGCCTAGGCACCATGATCTTCCTGCTGCTTACCCGCAACCGTTTGCCCTCCTATTTGGGTAGCTCATTCGGCTTCATCGCCCCGCTCATGGCTTCCCAAGGCGAAGGCATTGGGGTGCAGTTGGGTGGCGTCTTTGCTGCCGGTCTCACGCTCATTGCCGTCGGCTTCGTAGTCAAGGCCGCAGGCAAGAGGGTTCTCGACATGGTGATGCCTCCGGCCGTCACCGGTGCGATCGTGGCGTTGATTGGCCTCAACCTGGCTCCCAGTGCGGTTACTAACTTTCAATCACAGCCGCTCGTCGCTGCCGTCACCCTATTCTCAATATTGGTATTTACTGTGGCCGGTCGTGGCATGCTCGCCCGCTTGGGAATTCTCATTGGTGTCATCATCGGCTGGGTTTTCGCTGCCGTCACCGGCAACCTTAGCGAGGGTGCAGCCGAGACCATTGCTCAGGCAAAGTGGATTGGGTTACCGCAGTTCCACACTCCCGAATTCACGGCCTCAGCAATTCTTGTCACCCTGCCCGTTGTGATTGTGCTCATTGCGGAAAACGTCGGCCACGTGAAGGCGGTCAGCGAAATGACGGGGGAGGATCTTGATGACCTCGCGGGTACCGCACTTATCGCCGACGGCATCGGTACCACCTTGGCTGGTGGCTTTGGCGGCTCCGGCACCACCACGTACGCCGAAAACATTGGTGTGATGGCGGCAACCCGCGTGTATTCCACCGCCGCCTATTGGGTTGCCGCGGCCACCGCCGTCTTGTTGGCCTTCATCCCTAAGTTTGGTGCCCTGATTTTCACCATCCCCACTGGCGTCCTCGGTGGGGCGGCATTGGTGCTCTACGGTCTCATCGGCATGTTGGGTGTACGCATCTGGCAGGACAACAAGGTCAATTTCAATAACCCCGTCAATCTCACCGCCGCCGCGGTGGCGTTGGTGGCTGGCATCGGCAACCTCACTTTGAGCATTGGCTCGGTTGAGCTTGAGGGCATTGCCTGGGGTTCTGTTGGGATCATCGTTTTCTACCCCGTTCTGAAGTGGCTGTATGTCACTGTGGGCGAGGGGAAGAACGTCAAATTCTAA